Proteins from a genomic interval of Flammeovirgaceae bacterium SG7u.111:
- a CDS encoding putative LPS assembly protein LptD yields MSQRTYYKTTENYGKLKITNIPYNLTTLALLLCFALPQANAQEFNNLDSAKIVQPGIDSLYASLADTVDTPADSVDVDSLTTEGPIETYIDYSAKDSIYYDVISGKVFLYGEAKVTYGQMSIEAAYIEYDMASNLVTAEGVPDSTGEVVGMPIFSEGSQTYNAEKMTYNMETQKGVINSIVTQQGDGYIQSGRVKKSPDEAFYAAQNIYTTCNLDHPHFGIRARKLKIVPDKYVISGPFNFELNDVPTPLGFAFGLFPFTKERNAGILAPQYGESADRGFYLRDGGFYLPMGDYMGLKLLGQIYSYGGWGLTTDLSYRKRYSFNGNLNFAYNKIVRQTDDLSRDESTDYWLRWSHSPQSKGSSRFSANLNVGSTNYNRNNSFNATDYISASFNSSVSYTKTFEGTPFSMGANIRVNQNVNTQITNMNPQANFAMRRIYPFKKKGSTSKSPLAQLNLSYSFDTKATITNNETGTSFPFTVYVEESDDDDIFDTSTDDEDDEIPDFFSNIGDYIQDAEYGAIHRIPISTNLTLLKYFQIAPSVNFNEYWFPKSYNYKWSDTKNAVEVDTLNGFARAYDYSGGASMSTRFYFFYYPVGQKVDRIRHMVTPSISYNYRPDFGDPRFGFYQNVQTDTTGTNFSQVSRYLGGIYGGPSAGRSSSVSLSLNNQLEAKVRSNKDSTDEYIKVPLLQSFGASTSYNFAADSFNLSNITFNARTTLFKNVPFMDGVSVNVSGTIDPYAWELEKIELDGDPDDDIEYKTTQRRINKYAWNAGQGIGSLNRASLNLSTSFSPPKDDKKGGEGGSGPRGQGGRAEEAERQDIEDNPGKYVDFNIPWSLRVQYTLGYSKQGFAEASVVQTMNFMGEVKLTEKWKVGIRSGYDFELKDFSFTSLNIWRDLHCWQMNLSWIPFGPRQSYNIDISVRSSLLQDLKLSKRNSWYDRL; encoded by the coding sequence CAAAACAACGGAAAATTACGGTAAACTGAAAATCACGAACATCCCATATAACCTAACCACACTCGCCTTGCTCTTGTGCTTTGCCCTTCCGCAGGCGAATGCACAAGAGTTCAACAATCTGGACTCTGCCAAAATTGTACAACCTGGCATAGATTCTTTATATGCATCCTTAGCCGATACGGTCGATACTCCTGCCGATTCTGTTGACGTAGATAGCTTGACTACAGAGGGTCCTATTGAAACTTATATTGACTATTCTGCAAAAGATTCCATTTACTATGATGTGATCAGCGGTAAGGTGTTTTTATACGGAGAAGCTAAAGTCACCTATGGGCAAATGTCGATAGAGGCTGCTTACATAGAATATGACATGGCCAGCAATTTGGTAACAGCTGAAGGCGTGCCAGATTCTACGGGTGAAGTAGTAGGGATGCCTATATTTAGCGAAGGTTCCCAAACCTACAATGCTGAAAAGATGACCTACAATATGGAAACCCAAAAGGGGGTCATCAATAGTATCGTAACTCAACAAGGTGATGGATATATTCAAAGTGGCAGGGTAAAGAAAAGTCCTGATGAAGCATTTTATGCTGCACAAAATATTTACACTACTTGTAACTTGGATCATCCCCACTTCGGGATTAGGGCAAGAAAGTTGAAAATTGTTCCAGATAAATATGTGATATCAGGACCTTTCAACTTCGAGCTGAACGATGTGCCAACACCTCTGGGATTTGCCTTTGGGCTTTTCCCCTTTACCAAAGAAAGAAATGCAGGTATCCTTGCTCCACAATACGGTGAGTCTGCTGACAGAGGGTTTTACTTGAGAGATGGCGGGTTTTACTTGCCTATGGGTGATTATATGGGACTAAAGCTGCTCGGGCAGATTTATTCTTACGGAGGTTGGGGATTGACAACTGACCTTTCCTACAGAAAACGATACTCCTTCAATGGCAACCTTAATTTTGCCTACAACAAAATAGTGAGGCAAACTGATGATCTTTCAAGAGATGAGTCTACCGATTACTGGCTGAGATGGTCGCATTCTCCTCAGTCGAAAGGGTCGAGCCGATTTTCTGCTAACTTGAATGTAGGTTCTACCAACTATAACCGAAACAACTCTTTTAATGCCACAGACTATATTTCGGCATCTTTTAACTCCAGTGTTTCTTATACAAAAACGTTTGAAGGAACGCCTTTTTCTATGGGGGCAAATATCAGGGTGAACCAAAACGTAAACACTCAGATAACTAACATGAACCCGCAGGCAAACTTTGCCATGAGAAGGATCTATCCTTTCAAAAAGAAGGGGTCTACATCTAAAAGCCCCCTTGCTCAATTAAACCTTTCCTATTCATTCGACACAAAGGCTACGATCACTAACAATGAAACCGGGACAAGTTTTCCATTTACAGTATATGTCGAAGAATCCGATGATGATGATATTTTTGATACAAGCACTGATGATGAAGACGATGAAATCCCTGACTTTTTCTCAAATATTGGCGATTATATACAAGATGCGGAATATGGCGCTATTCATCGAATTCCGATTTCAACAAACCTTACCTTGTTGAAATATTTTCAAATTGCCCCGAGCGTAAATTTCAATGAATATTGGTTTCCGAAAAGTTATAATTACAAGTGGTCGGATACTAAAAATGCTGTAGAAGTAGACACCCTTAATGGCTTTGCTAGGGCTTATGATTATAGCGGTGGTGCTAGTATGAGCACAAGGTTCTATTTTTTCTATTACCCTGTAGGTCAAAAAGTTGACAGGATCAGGCATATGGTCACACCTTCTATTAGCTATAACTATCGCCCAGATTTTGGTGACCCGCGTTTTGGGTTTTATCAAAATGTACAAACAGATACAACTGGAACTAATTTTAGTCAGGTATCAAGGTATTTAGGAGGTATATATGGAGGACCTAGTGCAGGAAGAAGCAGCAGTGTCAGCTTATCGCTTAATAACCAGTTGGAGGCTAAGGTCCGCTCGAATAAGGACTCCACCGACGAATATATAAAAGTACCCCTGCTTCAAAGTTTTGGAGCAAGCACAAGTTACAATTTTGCTGCAGATTCCTTCAACCTCTCCAATATTACGTTCAATGCCCGTACTACCCTTTTTAAAAATGTGCCATTCATGGACGGGGTAAGTGTAAATGTCAGCGGCACAATTGATCCGTATGCATGGGAGCTTGAAAAGATAGAATTGGATGGCGATCCTGACGATGACATTGAATACAAAACCACACAACGAAGAATCAATAAATATGCATGGAATGCTGGGCAAGGAATTGGGTCGCTTAACCGGGCAAGTCTAAACCTTTCAACATCATTTTCTCCTCCTAAAGATGATAAAAAAGGTGGAGAAGGCGGAAGTGGTCCACGTGGGCAAGGTGGCAGGGCGGAGGAAGCTGAACGCCAAGACATTGAAGACAACCCTGGAAAATATGTCGATTTTAATATCCCATGGTCGTTAAGGGTGCAATATACACTCGGTTATTCAAAACAAGGTTTTGCAGAAGCTTCTGTAGTCCAGACAATGAACTTTATGGGTGAAGTAAAGCTTACCGAAAAATGGAAAGTGGGTATTCGCTCAGGATATGACTTTGAATTGAAGGACTTTTCTTTTACCAGCTTGAACATTTGGAGAG